Proteins co-encoded in one Bombus pyrosoma isolate SC7728 linkage group LG4, ASM1482585v1, whole genome shotgun sequence genomic window:
- the LOC122566926 gene encoding uncharacterized protein LOC122566926 isoform X4 has protein sequence MTSMICIATLWQYWTLILDVCISIDCGCILYSTNTFGTFAGGNGNLCKFAVYGLVPTALLNLCLAGYHGYRSYIKELNIPVRTYDDNSRDFGISDPSTARISSRQRQISYYKWMPFVFFAILLSCLSLSHAIIITDGFYKTCDHYRSMLIRILGSTGREAEVIHSRLSCGAIFDFMDYLEPNDTHWDRTKAPDSGIVLLLAIACTWYNFISWLIAFMLYYIMARSKFCFLEIPID, from the exons ATGACATCGATGATCTGCATAGCCACCCTTTGGCAATATTGGACATTGATTTTGGATGTTTGTATTAGCATCGATTGCGGTTGTATATTATACTCTACAAACACCTTCGGTACTTTTGCGGGGGGTAATGGAAATCTCTGCAAGTTTGCTGTATACGGTTTGGTGCCGACGGCTCTACTGAATTTATGTCTTGCCGGATATCATGGATATAGAAGTTATATAAAGGAGTTAAATATACCTGTACGAACTTACGATGATAATAGCAG AGACTTCGGTATCAGCGATCCATCAACAGCAAGGATTAGCTCCAGACAAAGACAAATATCGTACTATAAATGGATGCCTTTTGTCTTTTTTGCGATATTACTTTCCTGTTTGTCATTGTCTCACGCAATAATAATAACCGATGGTTTTTATAAAACTTGCGACCATTACAGAAGCATGCTGATACGAATTTTAGGTTCAACTGGACGCGAAGCCGAG GTTATTCACAGTAGACTTTCCTGCGGAGCAATCTTTGATTTTATGGATTATTTAGAGCCGAACGACACACACTGGGATCGCACCAAAGCGCCCGACTCTGGCATTGTTCTGCTATTAGCTATTGCTTGCACTtggtacaattttatttcttggtTGATCGCTTTCATGTTATACTATATCATGGCGCGtagtaaattttgttttttagaaATCCCGATCGATTAG
- the LOC122566926 gene encoding uncharacterized protein LOC122566926 isoform X2, protein MTQKGIERFLSVLYISSVITSMTSMICIATLWQYWTLILDVCISIDCGCILYSTNTFGTFAGGNGNLCKFAVYGLVPTALLNLCLAGYHGYRSYIKELNIPVRTYDDNSRDFGISDPSTARISSRQRQISYYKWMPFVFFAILLSCLSLSHAIIITDGFYKTCDHYRSMLIRILGSTGREAEVIHSRLSCGAIFDFMDYLEPNDTHWDRTKAPDSGIVLLLAIACTWYNFISWLIAFMLYYIMARSKFCFLEIPID, encoded by the exons atgacGCAAAAGGGAATTGAGCGATTTCTCAGTGTGCTGTATATTTCCAGTGTAATTACATCGATGACATCGATGATCTGCATAGCCACCCTTTGGCAATATTGGACATTGATTTTGGATGTTTGTATTAGCATCGATTGCGGTTGTATATTATACTCTACAAACACCTTCGGTACTTTTGCGGGGGGTAATGGAAATCTCTGCAAGTTTGCTGTATACGGTTTGGTGCCGACGGCTCTACTGAATTTATGTCTTGCCGGATATCATGGATATAGAAGTTATATAAAGGAGTTAAATATACCTGTACGAACTTACGATGATAATAGCAG AGACTTCGGTATCAGCGATCCATCAACAGCAAGGATTAGCTCCAGACAAAGACAAATATCGTACTATAAATGGATGCCTTTTGTCTTTTTTGCGATATTACTTTCCTGTTTGTCATTGTCTCACGCAATAATAATAACCGATGGTTTTTATAAAACTTGCGACCATTACAGAAGCATGCTGATACGAATTTTAGGTTCAACTGGACGCGAAGCCGAG GTTATTCACAGTAGACTTTCCTGCGGAGCAATCTTTGATTTTATGGATTATTTAGAGCCGAACGACACACACTGGGATCGCACCAAAGCGCCCGACTCTGGCATTGTTCTGCTATTAGCTATTGCTTGCACTtggtacaattttatttcttggtTGATCGCTTTCATGTTATACTATATCATGGCGCGtagtaaattttgttttttagaaATCCCGATCGATTAG
- the LOC122566926 gene encoding uncharacterized protein LOC122566926 isoform X1 gives MCFVYIKIISVCVYIYNYIYIVLDLYQQYRQTVQFTCDIWITIIYRVITSMTSMICIATLWQYWTLILDVCISIDCGCILYSTNTFGTFAGGNGNLCKFAVYGLVPTALLNLCLAGYHGYRSYIKELNIPVRTYDDNSRDFGISDPSTARISSRQRQISYYKWMPFVFFAILLSCLSLSHAIIITDGFYKTCDHYRSMLIRILGSTGREAEVIHSRLSCGAIFDFMDYLEPNDTHWDRTKAPDSGIVLLLAIACTWYNFISWLIAFMLYYIMARSKFCFLEIPID, from the exons AtgtgttttgtatatataaaaattataagtgtgtgtgtgtatatatataactatatatatatagttttagatttatatcAGCAATACCGACAGACTGTACAGTTTACTTGTGACATCTGGATTACTATCATATATCG TGTAATTACATCGATGACATCGATGATCTGCATAGCCACCCTTTGGCAATATTGGACATTGATTTTGGATGTTTGTATTAGCATCGATTGCGGTTGTATATTATACTCTACAAACACCTTCGGTACTTTTGCGGGGGGTAATGGAAATCTCTGCAAGTTTGCTGTATACGGTTTGGTGCCGACGGCTCTACTGAATTTATGTCTTGCCGGATATCATGGATATAGAAGTTATATAAAGGAGTTAAATATACCTGTACGAACTTACGATGATAATAGCAG AGACTTCGGTATCAGCGATCCATCAACAGCAAGGATTAGCTCCAGACAAAGACAAATATCGTACTATAAATGGATGCCTTTTGTCTTTTTTGCGATATTACTTTCCTGTTTGTCATTGTCTCACGCAATAATAATAACCGATGGTTTTTATAAAACTTGCGACCATTACAGAAGCATGCTGATACGAATTTTAGGTTCAACTGGACGCGAAGCCGAG GTTATTCACAGTAGACTTTCCTGCGGAGCAATCTTTGATTTTATGGATTATTTAGAGCCGAACGACACACACTGGGATCGCACCAAAGCGCCCGACTCTGGCATTGTTCTGCTATTAGCTATTGCTTGCACTtggtacaattttatttcttggtTGATCGCTTTCATGTTATACTATATCATGGCGCGtagtaaattttgttttttagaaATCCCGATCGATTAG
- the LOC122566926 gene encoding uncharacterized protein LOC122566926 isoform X3, translating into MTVKNIIRDANIYCKSVITSMTSMICIATLWQYWTLILDVCISIDCGCILYSTNTFGTFAGGNGNLCKFAVYGLVPTALLNLCLAGYHGYRSYIKELNIPVRTYDDNSRDFGISDPSTARISSRQRQISYYKWMPFVFFAILLSCLSLSHAIIITDGFYKTCDHYRSMLIRILGSTGREAEVIHSRLSCGAIFDFMDYLEPNDTHWDRTKAPDSGIVLLLAIACTWYNFISWLIAFMLYYIMARSKFCFLEIPID; encoded by the exons ATGacggttaaaaatattatacggGATGCaaacatttattgtaaaag TGTAATTACATCGATGACATCGATGATCTGCATAGCCACCCTTTGGCAATATTGGACATTGATTTTGGATGTTTGTATTAGCATCGATTGCGGTTGTATATTATACTCTACAAACACCTTCGGTACTTTTGCGGGGGGTAATGGAAATCTCTGCAAGTTTGCTGTATACGGTTTGGTGCCGACGGCTCTACTGAATTTATGTCTTGCCGGATATCATGGATATAGAAGTTATATAAAGGAGTTAAATATACCTGTACGAACTTACGATGATAATAGCAG AGACTTCGGTATCAGCGATCCATCAACAGCAAGGATTAGCTCCAGACAAAGACAAATATCGTACTATAAATGGATGCCTTTTGTCTTTTTTGCGATATTACTTTCCTGTTTGTCATTGTCTCACGCAATAATAATAACCGATGGTTTTTATAAAACTTGCGACCATTACAGAAGCATGCTGATACGAATTTTAGGTTCAACTGGACGCGAAGCCGAG GTTATTCACAGTAGACTTTCCTGCGGAGCAATCTTTGATTTTATGGATTATTTAGAGCCGAACGACACACACTGGGATCGCACCAAAGCGCCCGACTCTGGCATTGTTCTGCTATTAGCTATTGCTTGCACTtggtacaattttatttcttggtTGATCGCTTTCATGTTATACTATATCATGGCGCGtagtaaattttgttttttagaaATCCCGATCGATTAG
- the LOC122566927 gene encoding mitochondrial import inner membrane translocase subunit Tim23 isoform X1, whose protein sequence is MIDLRDENVKSTINNGKYGNLNIPVTSQQGLAPLSPYLNFDPAYLPPSQPEYIFPEGAAKRRGRFELAFSQIGAACIIGAGIGGATGLYRGIKATSLADQTGKLRRTQLINHVMKSGSSLANTFGIVSVMYSGFGVLLSWARGTDDSLNTLAAATGTGMLFKSTSGLKKCALGGCVGLGIASVYCLWSNREVLQELRHRNVNPASK, encoded by the exons ATGATAGATTTACGTGATGAGAATGTTAAAAGTACAATAAACAATGGAAAATatggtaatttaaatataccag TTACGTCGCAACAAGGGTTAGCACCACTTAGTCCATATTTAAACTTTGATCCTGCGTATCTTCCTCCAAGTCAACcagaatatatatttcctgAGGGAGCTGCAAAACGAAGAGGAAGATTTGAATTGGCTTTCAGTCAAATTGGTGCAGCATGTATCATAGGAGCTGGTATTGGCGGTGCAACTGGTTTATATAGAGGAATTAAAGCAACATCATTAGCTGATCAAACTGGCAAACTTAGAAGAACTCA atTAATCAACCATGTTATGAAAAGTGGTTCGTCGTTAGCAAACACGTTTGGAATAGTGTCTGTAATGTATAGTGGATTTGGTGTGTTGTTATCTTGGGCTAGAGGTACGGATGATTCCTTGAATACTTTAGCAGCAGCAACTGGGACAGGCATGTTATTTAAATCTACAT CTGGCTTGAAAAAATGTGCATTAGGTGGTTGTGTAGGACTGGGAATAGCATCTGTATATTGCTTATGGAGTAATCGGGAAGTCTTACAGGAATTGAGGCATCGCAACGTAAATCCGGC ATCTAAATGA
- the LOC122566927 gene encoding mitochondrial import inner membrane translocase subunit Tim23 isoform X2 produces MIDLRDENVKSTINNGKYGNLNIPVTSQQGLAPLSPYLNFDPAYLPPSQPEYIFPEGAAKRRGRFELAFSQIGAACIIGAGIGGATGLYRGIKATSLADQTGKLRRTQLINHVMKSGSSLANTFGIVSVMYSGFGVLLSWARGTDDSLNTLAAATGTGMLFKSTSGLKKCALGGCVGLGIASVYCLWSNREVLQELRHRNVNPA; encoded by the exons ATGATAGATTTACGTGATGAGAATGTTAAAAGTACAATAAACAATGGAAAATatggtaatttaaatataccag TTACGTCGCAACAAGGGTTAGCACCACTTAGTCCATATTTAAACTTTGATCCTGCGTATCTTCCTCCAAGTCAACcagaatatatatttcctgAGGGAGCTGCAAAACGAAGAGGAAGATTTGAATTGGCTTTCAGTCAAATTGGTGCAGCATGTATCATAGGAGCTGGTATTGGCGGTGCAACTGGTTTATATAGAGGAATTAAAGCAACATCATTAGCTGATCAAACTGGCAAACTTAGAAGAACTCA atTAATCAACCATGTTATGAAAAGTGGTTCGTCGTTAGCAAACACGTTTGGAATAGTGTCTGTAATGTATAGTGGATTTGGTGTGTTGTTATCTTGGGCTAGAGGTACGGATGATTCCTTGAATACTTTAGCAGCAGCAACTGGGACAGGCATGTTATTTAAATCTACAT CTGGCTTGAAAAAATGTGCATTAGGTGGTTGTGTAGGACTGGGAATAGCATCTGTATATTGCTTATGGAGTAATCGGGAAGTCTTACAGGAATTGAGGCATCGCAACGTAAATCCGGCGTAA
- the LOC122566919 gene encoding NAD-dependent protein deacetylase sirtuin-1 isoform X1 — protein MASGSEVPEYSSPAKRRKVDGIGYNGVSCVKPDFQDCQTSHDTPNEDLEETYGGDSGFNELSDESKSASISPDATNLMTTPSRIDSTSDDTGCPIDTADEKDEVSSTVSNLSDLSGLSDFSGEGDINHQWRNASSWVQKQMLIGADPRDLLHHLLMDSTQIPEQVDDLTLWKIIINMMSEPPRRQKLKHINTLTDVVRLIRNSNRIIVLTGAGVSVSCGIPDFRSRDGIYSRLAQDFPDLPDPQAMFDINYFGQDPRPFYKFAREIYPGQFKPSPCHRFIKMLDKQQKLLRNYSQNIDTLEQVAGIVNVIECHGSFATASCTRCKYQVKADDIREDIFSQRIPLCPKCRVNTLPPISETNLNENYKDLVTQGIMKPDIVFFGEGLPDAFHDAMAKDKDECDLLIVIGSSLKVRPVALIPSSIPSHVPQILINRESLPHLKFDVELLGDGDIIINQLCHLMENNYKEVCWNDTILKEATQLLPMRHLPDDTWEQSQDTTSNTVLSRDSMETDFKLHDSCSIESQDSLMVHDNVVEQYVENMNARVSPFCNDHTNSMEDKFNLLEESPKRRLGESSVESSPKRMNFGSNCMLDFNLCSSKTENTSESSIDYKFHTVSVESTSKDIGKIYSLEECQVFPRIIEISSESTLLDSTLKPHHCIENRASLKINSDYSTMDPIEIEKMNFKPRQASIDSALDSGVGDSCNSVDSREDKTNKEELKNGRLDRHCWHSKVRKSLAVRLPENSYYQLAPGKYIFPGAEVYSDPEEYDHCSLFINSESSDSDSDSSSVEEEEEDEGEEEEEEDEEDEDERKEEQVDDGDDEVGEVEKPDLRKEDHKVVGANKKKDERKEIVKEYGKGETNDKREMDKEGEKEKNQRKAMKREDERRSMNKFQNENILED, from the exons ATGGCGTCAGGCTCGGAGGTGCCAGAATATTCGTCCCCAGCAAAACGACGAAAAGTTGACGGCATCGGTTACAACGGCGTCAGTTGCGTGAAACCTGATTTCCAAGATTGTCAGACGTCGCATGATACCCCCAATGAAGATCTCGAAg AAACATATGGTGGAGATAGTGGATTCAATGAATTAAGCGACGAGTCAAAATCAGCATCTATTTCACCAGATGCTACAAACTTAATGACAACTCCATCACGAATTGACTCAACTAGTGACGACACTGGTTGTCC AATTGACACAGCAGATGAAAAGGATGAAGTATCATCAAcagtttcaaatttatctGATTTATCAGGACTCTCTGATTTTTCTGGTGAGGGTGATATTAATCATCAATGGAGAAATGCATCTTCGTGGGTTCAGAAGCAAATGTTAATAGGTGCTGATCCTCGAGATCTTTTACATCATCTTCTCATGGATTCTACACAAATTCCAGAGCAGGTCGATGACCTGACTCTTTGGAAG attataataaatatgatgtCAGAACCACCACGTcgacaaaaattgaaacatataaatactttaacaGATGTTGTTAGATTGATACGTAATAGTAATAGAATAATAGTTCTAACTGGAGCAGGAGTAAGCGTTAGTTGTGGAATTCCTGATTTTAGAAGTAGAGACGGTATTTACTCGAGATTGGCACAAGATTTTCCAGATTTACCAGATCCACAG GCAATGTTtgacattaattattttggtCAAGACCCAAGACCATTTTACAAGTTTGCACGAGAAATATATCCTGGACAATTTAAACCTAGTCCTTGTCATAGGTTCATAAAAATGCTTGACAAACAGCAGAAACTTTTAAGAAATTACTCGCAAAATATCGATACGTTGGAGCAAGTGGCAGGCATCGTAAATGTTATCGAATGTCATG GTTCTTTTGCTACTGCATCGTGTACAAGGTGTAAATATCAAGTGAAAGCTGATGACATTAGAGAAGACATATTTTCCCAGAGGATACCATTGTGTCCAAAATGTCGAGTTAACACTTTGCCTCCCATTTCGGAGACTAATCTTAACGAAAATTATAAag atTTAGTGACACAGGGTATAATGAAACCAGACATTGTTTTCTTTGGCGAAGGACTTCCGGATGCTTTTCACGATGCGATGGCCAAAGATAAAGATGAATGTGATCTTTTAATTGTAATCGGATCGTCATTGAAGGTCCGACCAGTAGCATTAATACCTTCCTCCATTCCGTCTCATGTTCCACAAATTCTCATTAATCGTGAATCGTTGCCACATCTAAAGTTTGATGTTGAACTCTTAGGAGATGGCGacattattataaatcaacTCTGCCATTT aatgGAGAATAACTACAAAGAAGTATGCTGGAACGATACAATCCTTAAAGAAGCAACACAACTTTTGCCGATGCGTCACTTACCAGATGACACTTGGGAGCAAAGCCAAGATACTACGTCAAACACTGTGTTGTCTCGAGATAGTATGGAGACTGATTTTAAATTGCACGACTCATGTTCTATTGAAAGCCAAGACAGTCTAATGGTTCATGATAATGTCGTAGAGCAATATGTGGAAAATATGAATGCGCGCGTTTCTCCCTTCTGCAATGACCACACGAATAGTATGGAAGACAAGTTCAACCTTTTGGAGGAAAGTCCAAAGAGAAGATTAGGCGAGTCAAGTGTGGAAAGTAGTCcaaaaagaatgaattttGGCAGCAATTGCATGTTAGATTTTAACTTGTGCTCCTCGAAGACAGAGAATACTTCAGAGAGTTCGatcgattataaatttcatactgTTTCTGTAGAATCTACGTCGAAGGATATCGGGAAAATTTACAGTTTAGAAGAGTGTCAAGTATTTCCAAGGATAATAGAAATCTCCTCGGAAAGTACATTATTAGATTCTACCTTAAAGCCACATCATTGCATCGAAAATAGAGcgtcgttaaaaattaatagcgATTACTCTACGATGGATcctattgaaattgaaaaaatgaattttaaaccGAGACAAGCTTCTATCGATTCTGCATTAGACTCCGGTGTAGGTGATAGTTGTAACAGTGTAGACAGTCGAGAAGATAAAACTaacaaagaagaattaaaaaatggaagattGGATCGGCACTGTTGGCATTCTAAAGTACGAAAAAGTCTTGCCGTGAGATTACCag aaaattcCTATTATCAGTTGGCAcctggaaaatatatatttcctgGAGCAGAAGTGTATTCAGATCCTGAAGAGTATGATCATTGTTCACTTTTCATAAATTCCGAAAGTTCAGATAGCGATAGTGATTCTTCATccgtggaagaagaagaggaggatgaaggagaggaggaggaagaagaagatgaagaagatgaGGATGAGCGGAAAGAAGAACAAGTAgatgatggtgatgatgaGGTGGGGGAAGTGGAGAAGCCagatttaagaaaagaagaccACAAGGTAGTCGGAGctaataagaagaaagatgaacgaaaagaaatagtGAAAGAATATGGGAAAGGAGAAACAAACGATAAAAGGGAGATGGATAAGGAAggggagaaggagaaaaatcaacgaaaaGCAATGAAGAGGGAAGATGAAAGGAGAAGCATGAATAAGTTTCAAAACGAGAATATTTTAGAAGACTAA
- the LOC122566919 gene encoding NAD-dependent protein deacetylase sirtuin-1 isoform X2, with the protein MTTPSRIDSTSDDTGCPIDTADEKDEVSSTVSNLSDLSGLSDFSGEGDINHQWRNASSWVQKQMLIGADPRDLLHHLLMDSTQIPEQVDDLTLWKIIINMMSEPPRRQKLKHINTLTDVVRLIRNSNRIIVLTGAGVSVSCGIPDFRSRDGIYSRLAQDFPDLPDPQAMFDINYFGQDPRPFYKFAREIYPGQFKPSPCHRFIKMLDKQQKLLRNYSQNIDTLEQVAGIVNVIECHGSFATASCTRCKYQVKADDIREDIFSQRIPLCPKCRVNTLPPISETNLNENYKDLVTQGIMKPDIVFFGEGLPDAFHDAMAKDKDECDLLIVIGSSLKVRPVALIPSSIPSHVPQILINRESLPHLKFDVELLGDGDIIINQLCHLMENNYKEVCWNDTILKEATQLLPMRHLPDDTWEQSQDTTSNTVLSRDSMETDFKLHDSCSIESQDSLMVHDNVVEQYVENMNARVSPFCNDHTNSMEDKFNLLEESPKRRLGESSVESSPKRMNFGSNCMLDFNLCSSKTENTSESSIDYKFHTVSVESTSKDIGKIYSLEECQVFPRIIEISSESTLLDSTLKPHHCIENRASLKINSDYSTMDPIEIEKMNFKPRQASIDSALDSGVGDSCNSVDSREDKTNKEELKNGRLDRHCWHSKVRKSLAVRLPENSYYQLAPGKYIFPGAEVYSDPEEYDHCSLFINSESSDSDSDSSSVEEEEEDEGEEEEEEDEEDEDERKEEQVDDGDDEVGEVEKPDLRKEDHKVVGANKKKDERKEIVKEYGKGETNDKREMDKEGEKEKNQRKAMKREDERRSMNKFQNENILED; encoded by the exons ATGACAACTCCATCACGAATTGACTCAACTAGTGACGACACTGGTTGTCC AATTGACACAGCAGATGAAAAGGATGAAGTATCATCAAcagtttcaaatttatctGATTTATCAGGACTCTCTGATTTTTCTGGTGAGGGTGATATTAATCATCAATGGAGAAATGCATCTTCGTGGGTTCAGAAGCAAATGTTAATAGGTGCTGATCCTCGAGATCTTTTACATCATCTTCTCATGGATTCTACACAAATTCCAGAGCAGGTCGATGACCTGACTCTTTGGAAG attataataaatatgatgtCAGAACCACCACGTcgacaaaaattgaaacatataaatactttaacaGATGTTGTTAGATTGATACGTAATAGTAATAGAATAATAGTTCTAACTGGAGCAGGAGTAAGCGTTAGTTGTGGAATTCCTGATTTTAGAAGTAGAGACGGTATTTACTCGAGATTGGCACAAGATTTTCCAGATTTACCAGATCCACAG GCAATGTTtgacattaattattttggtCAAGACCCAAGACCATTTTACAAGTTTGCACGAGAAATATATCCTGGACAATTTAAACCTAGTCCTTGTCATAGGTTCATAAAAATGCTTGACAAACAGCAGAAACTTTTAAGAAATTACTCGCAAAATATCGATACGTTGGAGCAAGTGGCAGGCATCGTAAATGTTATCGAATGTCATG GTTCTTTTGCTACTGCATCGTGTACAAGGTGTAAATATCAAGTGAAAGCTGATGACATTAGAGAAGACATATTTTCCCAGAGGATACCATTGTGTCCAAAATGTCGAGTTAACACTTTGCCTCCCATTTCGGAGACTAATCTTAACGAAAATTATAAag atTTAGTGACACAGGGTATAATGAAACCAGACATTGTTTTCTTTGGCGAAGGACTTCCGGATGCTTTTCACGATGCGATGGCCAAAGATAAAGATGAATGTGATCTTTTAATTGTAATCGGATCGTCATTGAAGGTCCGACCAGTAGCATTAATACCTTCCTCCATTCCGTCTCATGTTCCACAAATTCTCATTAATCGTGAATCGTTGCCACATCTAAAGTTTGATGTTGAACTCTTAGGAGATGGCGacattattataaatcaacTCTGCCATTT aatgGAGAATAACTACAAAGAAGTATGCTGGAACGATACAATCCTTAAAGAAGCAACACAACTTTTGCCGATGCGTCACTTACCAGATGACACTTGGGAGCAAAGCCAAGATACTACGTCAAACACTGTGTTGTCTCGAGATAGTATGGAGACTGATTTTAAATTGCACGACTCATGTTCTATTGAAAGCCAAGACAGTCTAATGGTTCATGATAATGTCGTAGAGCAATATGTGGAAAATATGAATGCGCGCGTTTCTCCCTTCTGCAATGACCACACGAATAGTATGGAAGACAAGTTCAACCTTTTGGAGGAAAGTCCAAAGAGAAGATTAGGCGAGTCAAGTGTGGAAAGTAGTCcaaaaagaatgaattttGGCAGCAATTGCATGTTAGATTTTAACTTGTGCTCCTCGAAGACAGAGAATACTTCAGAGAGTTCGatcgattataaatttcatactgTTTCTGTAGAATCTACGTCGAAGGATATCGGGAAAATTTACAGTTTAGAAGAGTGTCAAGTATTTCCAAGGATAATAGAAATCTCCTCGGAAAGTACATTATTAGATTCTACCTTAAAGCCACATCATTGCATCGAAAATAGAGcgtcgttaaaaattaatagcgATTACTCTACGATGGATcctattgaaattgaaaaaatgaattttaaaccGAGACAAGCTTCTATCGATTCTGCATTAGACTCCGGTGTAGGTGATAGTTGTAACAGTGTAGACAGTCGAGAAGATAAAACTaacaaagaagaattaaaaaatggaagattGGATCGGCACTGTTGGCATTCTAAAGTACGAAAAAGTCTTGCCGTGAGATTACCag aaaattcCTATTATCAGTTGGCAcctggaaaatatatatttcctgGAGCAGAAGTGTATTCAGATCCTGAAGAGTATGATCATTGTTCACTTTTCATAAATTCCGAAAGTTCAGATAGCGATAGTGATTCTTCATccgtggaagaagaagaggaggatgaaggagaggaggaggaagaagaagatgaagaagatgaGGATGAGCGGAAAGAAGAACAAGTAgatgatggtgatgatgaGGTGGGGGAAGTGGAGAAGCCagatttaagaaaagaagaccACAAGGTAGTCGGAGctaataagaagaaagatgaacgaaaagaaatagtGAAAGAATATGGGAAAGGAGAAACAAACGATAAAAGGGAGATGGATAAGGAAggggagaaggagaaaaatcaacgaaaaGCAATGAAGAGGGAAGATGAAAGGAGAAGCATGAATAAGTTTCAAAACGAGAATATTTTAGAAGACTAA